The proteins below come from a single Cervus canadensis isolate Bull #8, Minnesota chromosome 2, ASM1932006v1, whole genome shotgun sequence genomic window:
- the DTYMK gene encoding thymidylate kinase isoform X1, translating into MAGRRGALIVLEGVDRAGKSTQSRKLVDALCAEGHRAELLRFPERSTEIGKLLSSYLEKKSEVEDHSVHLLFSANRWEHVPLMKEKLSQGVTLVVDRYAFSGVAFTSAKENFSLDWCKQPDVGLPKPDLVVFLQLQLAEAAVRGEFGRERYESGPFQQRALQRFQQLLADPSLPWKTVNASRSIEDVHREIRALSEDAIRAAAHRPLGQLWT; encoded by the exons ATGGCGGGCCGGCGTGGCGCGCTCATCGTGTTGGAGGGCGTGGACCGCGCGGGGAAAAGCACTCAGAGCCGCAAGCTGGTGGACGCGCTGTGCGCCGAGGGCCACCGCGCCGAGCTGctgcgcttccctg AAAGATCAACTGAAATTGGCAAGCTGCTCAGCTCCTACTTGGAAAAGAAAAGCGAGGTGGAGGATCACTCGGTGCACCTGCTCTTCTCTGCGAACCGCTGGGAACATGT GCCGTTAATGAAGGAGAAGTTGAGCCAGGGCGTCACCCTGGTCGTGGACAGATATGCCTTCTCCGGAGTCGCCTTCACCAGCGCCAAGGAG AATTTCTCCCTGGACTGGTGTAAGCAGCCGGATGTGGGCCTCCCCAAGCCCGACCTGGTCGTCTTCCTGCAGCTGCAGCTCGCGGAGGCGGCGGTGCGGGGCGAGTTTGGCCGCGAGCGCTATGAGAGTGGCCCCTTCCAGCAGCGCGCCCTGCAGCGCTTCCAGCAGCTCCTGGCAGACCCAAGCCTGCCCTGGAAG ACGGTCAACGCCTCCAGAAGCATCGAGGACGTCCACCGGGAGATCCGCGCACTGTCTGAGGACGCCATCCGGGCCGCCGCGCACAGGCCCCTGGGGCAGCTGTGGACGTAG
- the DTYMK gene encoding thymidylate kinase isoform X2: MAGRRGALIVLEGVDRAGKSTQSRKLVDALCAEGHRAELLRFPERSTEIGKLLSSYLEKKSEVEDHSVHLLFSANRWEHVPLMKEKLSQGVTLVVDRYAFSGVAFTSAKELQLAEAAVRGEFGRERYESGPFQQRALQRFQQLLADPSLPWKTVNASRSIEDVHREIRALSEDAIRAAAHRPLGQLWT, encoded by the exons ATGGCGGGCCGGCGTGGCGCGCTCATCGTGTTGGAGGGCGTGGACCGCGCGGGGAAAAGCACTCAGAGCCGCAAGCTGGTGGACGCGCTGTGCGCCGAGGGCCACCGCGCCGAGCTGctgcgcttccctg AAAGATCAACTGAAATTGGCAAGCTGCTCAGCTCCTACTTGGAAAAGAAAAGCGAGGTGGAGGATCACTCGGTGCACCTGCTCTTCTCTGCGAACCGCTGGGAACATGT GCCGTTAATGAAGGAGAAGTTGAGCCAGGGCGTCACCCTGGTCGTGGACAGATATGCCTTCTCCGGAGTCGCCTTCACCAGCGCCAAGGAG CTGCAGCTCGCGGAGGCGGCGGTGCGGGGCGAGTTTGGCCGCGAGCGCTATGAGAGTGGCCCCTTCCAGCAGCGCGCCCTGCAGCGCTTCCAGCAGCTCCTGGCAGACCCAAGCCTGCCCTGGAAG ACGGTCAACGCCTCCAGAAGCATCGAGGACGTCCACCGGGAGATCCGCGCACTGTCTGAGGACGCCATCCGGGCCGCCGCGCACAGGCCCCTGGGGCAGCTGTGGACGTAG